The Hydrogenispora ethanolica genome includes a region encoding these proteins:
- a CDS encoding glycosyltransferase family 2 protein — protein sequence MSAISVSLCVIARDEAAVIADCLNSARPFVTEMIVVDTGSTDRTRELSVALGARVFDWDWSGDFAAARNYGLEQAESAWILVLDADETLEPTTTDDFQTLLRDTRIEGYYLTIRSQLENHRESIDYVVRLFRNKPIYRFDGIIHEQVAGSILRHNNGSGLVKAPLLINHSGYRSEVVRRKDKHCRNIRLIEQALNKSPQDPFLLYSLGMEHYQEGRLENGLVFLERALTLLHGEEGFFHEILLAVGVGLWLTERLPQLAVFLERAFRMLPEDPDLHWLMSLLAFRKKNYQSALSHLRQSFGTTLAVEPSKSILDDDLLSLRQHLPPATAACHGSAAAETENPIPWSNLLELKKRSEMEADWPELAACIPAKRQLAEHFLSRQDLPLAWGLLLLQILQCVTERQWAEADQTCRRLVETTGSQGWAPPLALNASCLNLLGQEIMIRLALHPCRLPPEPEISGPAICKLLHWGLDLTLHLTIPAEGYPEKEGWTHDQSIDCQPGSAETNHPKRIP from the coding sequence GTGTCCGCCATTTCGGTGAGCTTGTGTGTGATCGCCAGGGATGAAGCAGCGGTGATTGCGGACTGTCTGAACAGTGCCAGGCCTTTCGTGACGGAGATGATTGTAGTCGATACCGGCTCAACCGATCGGACCCGGGAATTGTCGGTCGCTCTCGGAGCCCGGGTTTTCGACTGGGATTGGAGCGGCGATTTCGCCGCAGCCCGCAATTACGGGCTGGAACAAGCAGAGAGCGCTTGGATTCTCGTGCTGGATGCCGACGAAACGCTGGAACCGACGACCACGGATGACTTCCAAACCTTACTCCGGGACACCCGGATCGAAGGCTACTATCTGACCATCCGCAGTCAACTGGAGAATCATAGGGAAAGCATTGACTACGTAGTCCGGCTTTTCCGGAATAAACCGATCTACCGGTTTGACGGAATCATCCATGAACAAGTCGCTGGATCGATCCTGAGGCATAATAACGGTTCCGGGCTCGTCAAAGCTCCACTCCTCATCAACCATTCCGGTTACCGCTCCGAGGTCGTTCGGCGAAAGGATAAACACTGCCGCAATATCCGTCTGATTGAACAGGCTTTGAATAAAAGCCCGCAGGACCCATTCTTATTATACAGCTTGGGAATGGAGCATTACCAAGAAGGACGGCTTGAAAACGGCTTGGTTTTTCTGGAGCGCGCTTTAACCCTGTTACATGGCGAAGAAGGTTTTTTCCACGAGATACTGTTAGCGGTAGGCGTTGGGCTTTGGCTAACGGAACGCTTACCGCAACTGGCGGTGTTTCTGGAACGGGCCTTCCGCATGCTGCCCGAGGATCCTGATTTGCACTGGCTGATGAGCCTCCTGGCGTTTCGGAAGAAAAACTATCAAAGCGCCTTGAGCCATCTCCGGCAAAGCTTCGGGACCACGCTGGCCGTCGAGCCTTCCAAAAGTATTTTGGATGACGATCTGCTTTCTTTGCGGCAGCATCTTCCACCGGCAACCGCCGCATGTCATGGGTCCGCGGCTGCCGAGACGGAGAATCCGATTCCATGGTCCAATTTGCTGGAGTTAAAGAAACGATCCGAGATGGAGGCCGACTGGCCGGAACTGGCCGCATGCATTCCTGCCAAGAGACAGCTTGCCGAACATTTTTTAAGCCGGCAGGATCTACCCTTGGCATGGGGGTTACTGCTTTTACAAATCTTGCAATGCGTAACCGAGCGGCAGTGGGCGGAGGCCGACCAAACTTGCCGCCGGCTGGTCGAAACCACCGGCAGTCAGGGATGGGCTCCTCCGCTAGCGCTGAACGCTTCCTGCCTCAACCTCCTCGGGCAGGAAATCATGATCCGACTCGCCCTCCACCCATGCCGGCTGCCGCCTGAGCCGGAAATCAGCGGCCCGGCAATTTGCAAGCTACTCCACTGGGGCCTGGACCTTACATTGCACTTGACAATCCCGGCGGAAGGCTATCCGGAAAAGGAGGGATGGACGCATGACCAAAGTATTGATTGCCAGCCCGGTTCGGCAGAAACCAATCATCCTAAAAGAATTCCTTGA
- a CDS encoding glycosyltransferase — MTKVLIASPVRQKPIILKEFLDSLVKLETENLDTDFLFIDDNETPSEWLTQFRARTGEQRVTILPGNGGEEYLRDELTHHWRSRLIWKVAAYKDRFIAAAKERGSDFLLLADSDLVLHPKTLVHLVLLNLDIVSEVFWTRWNPELPPLPQVWLGDQYRLFPKAADETISEEEAGRRTAEFLSMLRQPGTYKVGGLGACTLISRRALLAGVAFRKIYNLGLTGEDRHFCIRAAALGFELFADTHYPPYHIYRESELSGVAEYLRRIDSTKGLPTSARPVPGFISGNGLTLAMLVRNEAGRFLEPVLAQARQYVERVVIVDDASEDPTVSICQKALAGIPLSLVSNPAPAFHNEIILRRQLWSMAIATQPQWILILDADELFEERAVTELPRLLNDASVDVYTFRLFDFWNETHYREDRYWQAHRTYRPFLVRYRPDFDYQWQETPQHCGRFPRNILELRVAANPLRIKHLGWSRPADRVAKFRRYRELDPEGRYGVLEQYRSILAPCPHLIPWHEQE; from the coding sequence ATGACCAAAGTATTGATTGCCAGCCCGGTTCGGCAGAAACCAATCATCCTAAAAGAATTCCTTGATTCTCTGGTGAAACTGGAAACGGAGAACCTCGACACCGATTTTCTTTTTATTGATGATAACGAAACACCCAGCGAATGGTTGACCCAATTCAGGGCCCGGACCGGAGAGCAGCGGGTCACTATCCTCCCAGGTAACGGAGGGGAAGAATATCTCCGTGACGAACTGACCCATCACTGGCGCTCGCGGTTAATTTGGAAAGTTGCCGCTTATAAGGACCGCTTCATTGCAGCCGCCAAAGAACGGGGCAGCGACTTCCTGTTGCTGGCCGATTCGGATCTGGTATTGCATCCCAAAACCCTGGTCCATCTGGTTCTGCTCAACTTAGATATCGTTTCCGAGGTTTTCTGGACGCGCTGGAATCCTGAGCTTCCGCCTTTGCCCCAAGTTTGGCTGGGGGATCAGTACCGGCTATTCCCCAAAGCAGCCGATGAAACCATCTCTGAGGAGGAGGCCGGCCGCCGCACCGCCGAATTCCTGTCGATGCTCCGGCAGCCCGGAACTTATAAGGTAGGCGGCTTGGGCGCCTGTACGCTGATCAGCCGGCGGGCGCTGCTGGCCGGAGTCGCGTTCCGGAAGATTTACAACCTGGGCTTGACAGGGGAAGACCGCCATTTTTGCATCCGTGCGGCGGCGCTCGGTTTTGAACTGTTTGCCGATACCCATTATCCGCCTTATCATATTTACCGGGAATCGGAATTATCCGGCGTGGCGGAATACCTTCGCCGCATAGATTCGACGAAAGGCCTCCCCACCTCCGCCCGTCCCGTTCCCGGTTTTATTTCGGGCAACGGACTCACCCTGGCAATGCTGGTTCGGAACGAAGCCGGGCGCTTTCTTGAGCCAGTCCTCGCCCAGGCCCGTCAGTATGTCGAACGAGTGGTCATCGTCGATGACGCCAGCGAGGATCCGACCGTTTCCATCTGCCAAAAAGCGCTGGCCGGGATCCCGCTTTCCCTGGTGTCCAACCCGGCTCCCGCCTTTCACAACGAGATTATCCTCCGGCGGCAATTGTGGTCCATGGCAATCGCGACGCAGCCGCAGTGGATCTTGATTCTCGACGCCGATGAACTCTTTGAGGAGCGGGCGGTTACGGAGTTGCCTCGTCTTTTGAACGATGCATCCGTCGATGTCTATACATTCCGGTTGTTTGATTTCTGGAACGAAACCCATTACCGGGAGGACCGTTATTGGCAGGCCCATCGCACCTACCGGCCATTTTTAGTGCGATACCGCCCGGATTTCGATTATCAATGGCAGGAGACCCCTCAGCATTGCGGGAGGTTTCCCCGGAATATTCTGGAGCTGCGCGTCGCGGCCAATCCTTTGCGTATCAAGCACCTGGGCTGGTCCAGGCCTGCCGACCGGGTGGCCAAATTCCGCCGCTATCGAGAGCTTGATCCCGAGGGACGTTATGGAGTCTTGGAACAGTATCGTTCCATCCTGGCCCCCTGTCCCCATCTCATCCCATGGCATGAGCAAGAATAA
- a CDS encoding FkbM family methyltransferase: MYGIYIGNNRFLIETSLGERLLAPADDLSVSLNLMLTGVHEAPLTKYLLRNVRAGQTVIDVGANIGYFTVLLGILAGPTGQVIAYEPHPHLYSILLDNLAINYLHDRTHVFQKAVYSEEKELTLHIAKRFAGNSSIHRHGSDYFRHYPDEIIELHVAAEPLSRHLETHPFIDLIKIDIEGGEYHALLGLGPILEKKAVAQVVFELNRSMLRHDWPFLLELLHHYEDRFQLSFHSLSEGGESIPVELDGLLQSGSNPAVVMKPS; encoded by the coding sequence ATGTATGGAATTTATATCGGAAATAACCGGTTCTTGATTGAGACCTCGTTAGGGGAGCGTCTGTTAGCACCCGCTGACGACTTGAGTGTCTCGCTGAACCTGATGCTGACAGGCGTTCATGAAGCGCCGTTAACCAAGTATCTGCTCCGCAATGTCCGGGCCGGCCAGACTGTCATCGACGTCGGCGCCAATATCGGCTATTTTACCGTTTTACTCGGAATACTAGCCGGTCCAACGGGACAGGTGATCGCTTACGAACCCCATCCTCATTTGTACTCGATTTTATTGGATAATTTGGCCATCAACTATCTCCACGACCGGACTCACGTTTTCCAAAAGGCCGTTTATTCCGAGGAGAAGGAGCTTACTTTGCATATTGCCAAACGCTTTGCCGGCAACAGCTCTATCCACCGCCACGGATCCGATTATTTCCGGCACTATCCGGATGAAATCATAGAACTCCATGTGGCTGCGGAGCCGCTCTCCCGGCACCTCGAAACTCATCCCTTCATCGACCTCATCAAAATCGATATCGAAGGCGGCGAATACCATGCGTTACTCGGCTTAGGTCCAATTTTAGAAAAAAAGGCCGTGGCCCAAGTCGTCTTTGAGCTTAACCGCTCCATGCTTCGGCATGATTGGCCTTTCCTTCTGGAATTACTGCACCATTATGAAGATCGTTTTCAGTTATCTTTTCACTCGTTATCCGAGGGCGGAGAGAGCATCCCGGTCGAACTGGATGGATTATTGCAATCCGGTTCCAATCCGGCGGTCGTTATGAAGCCGTCCTAG
- a CDS encoding sugar phosphate nucleotidyltransferase has product MKGVILAGGTGSRLLPLTRYTNKHLLPVGRYPMICYPIERLKQAGISQIMVVTSRNYIGQVIELLGSGAEWGIKFTYQVQEEAGGIAAALLLAEEFAAGERLTVILGDNLFEADLRPYLEKFLQQPSGMKILLKEVDDPQGYGIAELQDGKVIGIEEKPQFPKSRLCVTGIYFYDSQVFSIIKQLKPSGRGELEITDVNRAYLQQGNLTHEILDGWWIDAGTFHSLELAHQYTKNLTLNLW; this is encoded by the coding sequence GTGAAGGGTGTTATACTGGCTGGTGGAACCGGAAGCCGTTTGCTTCCGTTGACTCGGTATACCAACAAGCATCTTTTACCGGTCGGCAGGTACCCAATGATTTGTTACCCGATTGAGCGGCTCAAGCAAGCCGGCATTTCGCAGATTATGGTGGTGACCAGCCGGAACTATATCGGACAAGTGATCGAACTGCTCGGCAGCGGAGCGGAATGGGGCATAAAATTTACGTACCAAGTACAAGAAGAAGCCGGAGGCATTGCCGCGGCATTATTGTTGGCGGAAGAGTTCGCCGCCGGAGAGCGGTTGACGGTCATCCTGGGAGATAACCTGTTTGAAGCGGATCTCCGGCCGTATTTGGAGAAATTTCTCCAACAGCCATCGGGAATGAAGATCCTTCTAAAAGAGGTGGATGATCCGCAGGGCTATGGAATCGCCGAGCTTCAAGACGGAAAGGTAATTGGGATTGAGGAGAAACCGCAATTTCCCAAGTCGCGTCTGTGCGTGACCGGAATTTATTTTTACGATTCGCAAGTGTTTTCCATTATAAAGCAGCTCAAACCTTCGGGGCGGGGTGAATTGGAGATCACCGACGTGAATCGGGCTTATCTACAACAAGGCAACCTGACCCATGAGATACTGGACGGCTGGTGGATCGATGCCGGAACCTTTCATTCATTGGAACTCGCCCATCAATATACCAAAAACTTAACGTTGAACCTCTGGTAA
- a CDS encoding glycosyltransferase family 1 protein: MSELANPMFSRQVNRPSILIATPEDGVLTQMAYSIPFATLSQEKLEWRLVFEAHLQRSDLAGVDCLILCRCSNSATLSVVRFARHHGIKVLYELDDNLLEPPLDEEWGRRYSQSCRPRVIELLLDESDLIKAGSPELARRLLRRGYRAIYQPYAINLLPLQPERVTPPYRVGYFGTRHHRSDLNRIFPALLKVEETLGPKVEFQFIGCHPDRWEKLRHAKVQGPITDYQKFLTELASSGWTLGLAPLRPSSFNQAKSDSKFRDLSAAGVVGIYADVAPYRNTIRQGVNGWLCGDDPQEWYRTIMRSLASPHRRKMLENARAQLLERNHPTIIANQWLSLIQELFHV, encoded by the coding sequence ATGTCCGAATTGGCTAATCCGATGTTTTCGCGTCAAGTGAATCGTCCGTCCATCCTCATTGCTACACCGGAAGATGGCGTACTGACCCAGATGGCGTATTCGATTCCTTTCGCCACGCTTTCCCAAGAAAAGCTCGAATGGCGGTTGGTCTTTGAAGCGCATCTCCAAAGATCCGATCTGGCGGGTGTCGATTGTTTGATACTCTGCCGCTGTTCCAACAGCGCCACCTTGTCGGTGGTTCGGTTTGCCAGGCATCACGGAATTAAAGTCCTTTACGAACTGGATGATAATCTGCTCGAACCGCCGCTCGATGAAGAGTGGGGCCGCCGTTATTCTCAAAGCTGTCGTCCCCGCGTCATTGAGCTTTTGCTGGATGAGAGCGATCTGATTAAAGCGGGTTCTCCCGAATTGGCCCGACGGCTGTTACGGCGCGGTTATCGAGCGATTTATCAGCCTTATGCAATCAATCTGCTACCGTTGCAACCCGAAAGAGTGACGCCGCCATACCGGGTCGGTTACTTCGGAACCCGGCATCACCGGAGCGATCTCAACCGGATCTTCCCGGCACTGCTAAAAGTGGAGGAAACGTTGGGGCCGAAGGTGGAGTTTCAATTTATCGGTTGCCATCCTGACCGTTGGGAAAAGTTACGTCATGCGAAAGTCCAAGGGCCCATCACCGATTATCAAAAGTTTCTGACCGAACTGGCTAGTTCCGGGTGGACGCTGGGACTAGCGCCGCTCCGGCCGAGTTCCTTCAACCAAGCCAAAAGCGACAGTAAATTTCGCGATCTGTCCGCTGCCGGAGTAGTCGGAATATACGCCGACGTCGCACCGTACCGGAATACGATCCGGCAGGGTGTCAATGGCTGGCTATGCGGCGACGATCCTCAGGAATGGTACAGAACCATCATGCGCTCCCTCGCCAGTCCGCACCGACGAAAAATGCTAGAGAATGCCCGAGCCCAACTGTTAGAACGTAACCATCCGACAATCATTGCCAACCAATGGTTAAGTCTGATTCAAGAGTTATTTCATGTATGA
- a CDS encoding glycosyltransferase: MLNILCIVQTPVPSTEISIIRPFTYLQNEKAISWQLVKENGFSANMLQQVDVAVFHRNCHPNGLRVLNAVKTARIPVIYEIDDNFFDLPEELPIGQYMRNPYIMKTIEQFLQTANVVKVGSPELIPLISKYNRKTLYQPYAVDLNIIDSLPKPKNPHFTIGYAGTIHHNQDFRFIINPIQRLAKEYPHIHWDFIGCLPEGLKKLANVNFTPFIPNYTAFLQDLYKRNWQIALCPLLDLPHNRCKTDNKLREYGACQIAGVYSNIPPYSTNVQPDKTGILAANAEQEWYEAIKNLIHNDQLRSKIAVQARQWVETQRSLPVVAKEWIKLFELVLTK, translated from the coding sequence ATGCTGAATATACTTTGCATTGTGCAAACACCGGTTCCATCCACGGAAATTTCGATAATCCGGCCATTTACCTATTTGCAAAATGAGAAAGCCATCTCCTGGCAGTTAGTGAAAGAAAACGGTTTTTCAGCGAACATGCTTCAACAGGTCGACGTGGCGGTTTTTCACCGTAATTGCCACCCGAATGGCCTACGCGTATTAAATGCGGTCAAAACCGCCCGGATTCCCGTTATTTATGAAATAGACGACAATTTTTTCGACCTTCCGGAGGAACTCCCCATCGGACAGTATATGCGAAATCCTTATATCATGAAAACCATTGAACAATTTTTACAGACCGCGAATGTCGTCAAAGTCGGTTCTCCCGAACTAATACCGTTGATTTCCAAGTACAATCGGAAGACCTTATATCAACCCTACGCCGTGGATCTAAACATCATCGACAGCCTACCCAAGCCCAAGAATCCGCATTTCACGATCGGCTACGCCGGTACGATCCACCACAACCAGGACTTCCGTTTTATCATCAATCCCATTCAGCGACTGGCAAAGGAATATCCCCATATCCACTGGGACTTTATCGGTTGTCTTCCCGAAGGGTTGAAAAAACTCGCCAATGTCAATTTCACGCCGTTCATTCCAAATTACACCGCTTTTTTGCAGGACCTTTACAAACGGAATTGGCAGATCGCATTGTGTCCGCTATTGGATTTACCCCATAACCGTTGCAAAACCGATAATAAGTTGCGCGAATACGGAGCTTGCCAGATCGCTGGAGTCTACTCCAATATCCCGCCCTACTCCACCAATGTTCAGCCTGACAAAACAGGGATCTTAGCGGCCAATGCGGAGCAGGAATGGTATGAGGCTATCAAAAACCTAATCCACAATGACCAACTTCGTTCGAAAATTGCCGTGCAAGCCAGGCAATGGGTGGAAACGCAACGTTCATTACCGGTGGTTGCCAAAGAATGGATCAAACTTTTTGAGCTTGTACTCACAAAATAA
- a CDS encoding CDP-glycerol glycerophosphotransferase family protein, translated as MKAKNSFYCVTLRRFFEAFQGVTYHRVPICHYVYRHFMSFIGESRLQTYLPYVQDEMRKIVNSQIYSWLDGPYPYDPHPEGVIVMRGGFGDNASLYLPHDRFFLISPNQAEVDLIKLNRPDLISHNIQNNYSDNPTAVSRLNRQIAKVIQNHKDDPLFGSLDLLHWFEKVIPDLVRVFDAVHSLFARLNVAAVLTISSTYSMDGALNLIARSHRIPSFTVQHGLIAENDLFSHIPILATKKLVWGESFKKWYQQFGFPESRVGVIGSPRFDIVFNHQWCGPEKLRRMLGISPTLKVVVYATQIFRYAQTVTPIVLEGLRSIPNLFLVIMLHPGENPLPHEQLAAGYPNCKVVRFGHISLYDALSGADIFITYYSTAALEAMFFKLPVITVEPIRPTFSFGALGASLKVTEAPQLQQVVQRLLGDESYRTNAVNQYQKFLAEFCIPDGSASKRLFAEIERLCHQGGIA; from the coding sequence ATGAAAGCAAAAAACTCTTTTTACTGCGTTACATTACGCCGTTTTTTTGAGGCCTTTCAAGGGGTTACGTACCACCGCGTGCCGATCTGTCATTATGTTTATCGCCATTTTATGAGTTTTATTGGGGAAAGCCGCTTACAAACATATCTTCCATACGTCCAGGACGAGATGAGAAAGATAGTTAACTCCCAAATCTATTCATGGCTAGATGGGCCCTATCCATATGATCCGCACCCTGAGGGCGTCATCGTAATGCGAGGCGGGTTTGGCGACAATGCTTCACTCTATCTGCCCCACGACCGTTTTTTTCTAATCAGTCCAAACCAGGCTGAAGTCGATCTTATCAAACTCAATCGCCCGGACCTGATCTCCCATAATATCCAAAATAATTATTCCGATAATCCCACAGCGGTTTCACGACTCAATCGTCAAATCGCGAAAGTAATTCAGAATCATAAGGACGATCCTCTATTCGGAAGCCTTGATTTACTGCATTGGTTCGAAAAAGTCATTCCCGACCTGGTCCGGGTCTTTGATGCCGTTCATTCGCTCTTCGCCAGGCTCAATGTCGCGGCGGTTCTGACTATCTCCTCCACCTACTCGATGGATGGTGCGCTAAATCTAATTGCCCGGTCCCACCGCATTCCCTCATTCACCGTGCAACACGGTTTGATTGCTGAAAACGATCTCTTCTCCCATATCCCAATTTTGGCTACCAAAAAGTTGGTCTGGGGGGAATCGTTCAAAAAATGGTATCAACAATTCGGTTTTCCCGAGTCACGAGTGGGCGTCATCGGTTCGCCACGGTTTGATATTGTTTTCAATCATCAGTGGTGCGGTCCGGAGAAACTACGCCGGATGTTGGGGATTAGCCCAACCTTAAAGGTAGTGGTGTACGCTACGCAGATCTTTCGATACGCCCAAACAGTAACCCCGATTGTGCTGGAAGGGTTGCGTTCCATACCGAATCTATTCCTCGTGATCATGCTACACCCCGGGGAAAATCCCTTGCCCCACGAACAATTGGCCGCTGGATATCCCAATTGCAAAGTGGTTCGTTTCGGTCATATCAGTCTTTATGACGCGCTCAGCGGAGCCGACATCTTCATCACCTATTACTCGACGGCGGCCCTGGAGGCTATGTTCTTCAAACTCCCCGTCATTACAGTCGAACCCATTCGGCCTACTTTTTCTTTTGGAGCTTTGGGCGCCTCCTTGAAAGTAACCGAGGCCCCGCAATTACAGCAAGTGGTTCAACGCCTGCTTGGCGATGAAAGCTATCGAACCAATGCGGTGAATCAGTACCAGAAGTTCCTGGCTGAATTTTGTATTCCCGATGGCTCAGCATCCAAACGTCTCTTCGCCGAAATAGAGAGACTCTGCCATCAAGGAGGGATTGCCTAA
- a CDS encoding aspartyl-phosphate phosphatase Spo0E family protein — MQRPVGQDFVSLRMLYEQIELLRNRMQQLWNEKGYTDREVLNASIEWDHLLNEYQRRVAEKGRR; from the coding sequence ATGCAGAGGCCAGTTGGTCAAGATTTTGTTTCTTTACGAATGCTCTATGAACAGATCGAGCTTCTCCGTAACCGGATGCAGCAGCTGTGGAATGAAAAAGGTTATACCGATCGGGAAGTCTTAAACGCCAGCATTGAATGGGATCACTTACTGAATGAATATCAACGGCGGGTCGCGGAAAAAGGCCGGCGCTGA
- a CDS encoding cytidylyltransferase domain-containing protein yields the protein MNSSTTLLAIIPARSGSKRIPGKNIRLLAGKPLIVYSIECALRSPSVARVIVSTDSPEIRELSQKAGADAPFLRPKELAGDETPTVEVVRHTLNYLQAAEGIHYDYFVLLQPTSPLRTAIDLETAFQLLRTASADSVVSVNRNPIFSSHLVTEENGFINPARGFYSHEAALFRLNGAIYISRTQTVLESGQLLGEKIISYRMPDLRSVDIDTEDDLRLAELLLGVL from the coding sequence ATGAATTCTTCCACAACGCTATTGGCGATCATTCCGGCTCGGTCCGGCTCCAAGCGGATCCCCGGCAAGAATATTCGGTTGCTGGCGGGGAAGCCGTTGATCGTTTACAGTATCGAATGCGCCTTGAGGAGCCCGAGTGTGGCTCGGGTGATTGTATCGACCGATTCGCCGGAGATCCGGGAACTCTCTCAAAAAGCCGGGGCCGACGCTCCGTTCTTGCGCCCCAAAGAATTGGCAGGCGATGAAACACCGACCGTCGAGGTAGTTCGCCACACACTAAATTATCTCCAAGCCGCCGAGGGGATTCATTACGATTATTTCGTGCTGCTCCAACCCACTTCTCCTCTCCGGACAGCGATTGACCTGGAGACCGCCTTTCAATTGCTCCGCACAGCTTCGGCGGACAGTGTCGTCAGCGTCAACCGAAATCCCATATTCTCCTCCCATTTAGTGACGGAAGAGAATGGTTTCATCAATCCAGCGCGCGGCTTCTACAGCCATGAAGCTGCCTTATTTAGGTTAAACGGAGCGATTTATATTTCTCGTACGCAAACCGTCCTGGAGAGCGGGCAGTTGCTGGGGGAAAAAATAATTTCCTATCGCATGCCCGATCTCCGGTCAGTGGATATTGACACGGAAGACGATCTGCGGCTGGCGGAATTACTACTTGGCGTATTATGA
- a CDS encoding SDR family oxidoreductase encodes MRELFDLSGKVAVITGGAGFLGQKHAEVIAEYGGTPVLIDLNPAQLDAALKNLASQYAMPAASFVADITREDQVRDVYRQIMDRFERIDILINNAANNPKVDDSNQLLNTSRLENFPLELWLDDIAVGLTGSFLCCKYFGQAMATAGRGNIINISSDLGIIAPNQHLYEKEGLPDSQQSVKPVTYSVVKTGLIGLTRYLATYWAEYGVRCNALCPGGVYSGQGQEFLTRIQTLIPMARMAQPDELKGAVLFLASEASSYVTGAVIVVDGGRSVW; translated from the coding sequence ATGCGAGAGCTGTTTGATTTATCCGGCAAAGTAGCGGTGATCACCGGCGGGGCTGGCTTTTTGGGGCAGAAGCACGCTGAAGTCATTGCCGAATACGGTGGCACACCGGTATTAATTGATCTTAACCCGGCCCAATTGGATGCCGCGCTAAAGAATCTGGCATCCCAATATGCGATGCCAGCCGCCAGTTTTGTGGCGGATATTACTCGGGAAGATCAGGTACGGGATGTTTATCGTCAGATCATGGACCGTTTTGAGCGTATCGATATTTTGATTAATAACGCGGCCAATAATCCCAAAGTGGACGATTCCAATCAACTTTTGAATACTTCGCGTTTGGAAAATTTTCCGTTGGAATTATGGCTTGATGATATCGCGGTAGGTTTAACCGGTTCTTTTCTATGCTGTAAATATTTCGGGCAGGCCATGGCCACGGCCGGAAGAGGCAATATCATCAATATCTCTTCCGATCTCGGGATTATCGCTCCCAACCAGCACCTGTATGAAAAAGAGGGTCTGCCGGACTCGCAACAGAGCGTTAAACCGGTGACCTATTCAGTAGTCAAAACCGGACTGATCGGGCTTACCCGGTATTTGGCCACTTACTGGGCGGAATACGGCGTCCGCTGCAACGCTCTGTGCCCGGGCGGGGTATACAGTGGTCAGGGTCAAGAATTCTTGACGCGGATCCAGACTTTGATTCCCATGGCGCGAATGGCACAGCCCGATGAACTGAAGGGGGCGGTGCTGTTTCTGGCTTCGGAAGCATCTTCCTATGTTACCGGGGCGGTTATCGTAGTGGATGGCGGCCGTAGCGTTTGGTGA
- a CDS encoding SDR family NAD(P)-dependent oxidoreductase, giving the protein MELLLHQKRVLVTGSSRGIGLAIAKEFLAEGARVVLTSRHQSDLDRLHRNLSQAYIGSELLALACDFTDSDSILGLKNKIVTSWSGLDILVVNVGSGESVAEPLPPAAHFKRVVRVNFDSAVDTVREFFPLLQTTRGNILFIASIAGLEAFGAPVDYAAAKSALIAFAKNLARKVGGMGVRVNCIAPGNIYFQGGSWAGKVKADPERVQTMLQMNVPLQRFGRPEEIAVAAVFLASERSSFTTGACLVIDGGQTVGI; this is encoded by the coding sequence ATGGAATTGCTATTGCATCAAAAACGGGTATTGGTTACCGGATCGTCGCGGGGAATTGGTTTGGCGATCGCAAAAGAATTCCTGGCCGAAGGCGCCCGGGTTGTTTTGACCAGTCGCCATCAGTCGGATCTCGATCGATTGCATCGGAATCTGTCCCAGGCTTATATTGGCAGCGAGTTACTGGCTTTGGCATGTGATTTTACCGACAGCGACTCGATTCTAGGCTTGAAAAATAAAATCGTTACCTCCTGGAGCGGCCTGGATATTCTGGTGGTCAATGTAGGAAGCGGCGAAAGCGTGGCTGAGCCGCTTCCACCCGCAGCCCATTTTAAGCGGGTGGTTCGAGTGAACTTCGATTCAGCAGTGGATACGGTCCGGGAATTCTTCCCATTGCTCCAAACAACGCGGGGGAATATTCTTTTCATCGCGTCAATAGCCGGGCTGGAAGCCTTTGGGGCACCGGTAGACTATGCGGCAGCCAAGAGCGCGCTAATCGCCTTTGCCAAGAATCTGGCGCGCAAGGTAGGCGGTATGGGCGTCCGGGTCAATTGCATTGCGCCAGGTAATATTTATTTCCAAGGCGGGAGTTGGGCCGGAAAAGTTAAAGCCGATCCGGAACGGGTCCAAACGATGTTGCAAATGAACGTGCCGCTCCAACGTTTTGGCCGGCCGGAAGAGATCGCTGTGGCGGCTGTTTTTTTGGCGTCGGAACGTTCTTCCTTCACCACGGGCGCTTGTTTGGTTATCGACGGTGGGCAAACGGTAGGCATATAA